The genomic region CCAGCCGGTCATTGCCGTAAATGATTCAGGTAATTACTGTCTCTCATGGAACCGGCTGACTGTAGCCGGCATGGCCATTATGGCCCAGTTCTATGATTCAACCGGCACACCAACTGGTATTAACATTGTTGTAAATGAAGACACGTTAATATGGGGCGGGCATGTTTCAGTCGTTCCGGTGGCCAATAACCATTTTGTGATCGGCTGGACCGATGAAAGGGATTGGGTGGACAATTATTGCCAGTGCTTTTATGATTGCAATCAGCCGGAAAGCAATAATCTCAAGATCAGCAGTGCTGTTGCATCCGGGGAAAAATACCGGCAAAGCCTGGCCCTGGCCTCTGCCGGGAATAATTTATTCGCCGCTTGGATGGATTTGCGCGACACCTCTACCAGTTGGGACATATATGCCCGAAAAACCAGCTATCAAGAATTGGGGGTTGAAGGATCTCCGGATCATCTGATTACGCCGGGAAGACCTGTAGTAAATACCAACGTGTATCCCAATCCTTCACGGACACAAATTACATTCAGTTACAGTCTGCAAGACGTTTCCGGCCAAGTGCCGGTCAGTTTAAAAATATACAACATCTGCGGCCAAAAAATTAACGAAATCAATGAAGGCTTGAAGACCTCAGGAACATACGGTTTTAAATGGGGTGCCAAAAATATTGATTCACGAGCATTATCGGCGGGGATATATTTTTACCGGTTAACGGCAGGCAAGCTTGAGTGTAAAGGTAAATTCGTAGTTTTAAAGTAATATCAACATAACGCTGGGAGGCGATCCGGTATTAGTTAATGGGCAATTTGTAAATTGGTAAATTGGGACAACTTGCGGACAGCTTTAAGTTACGACCATTTTTCAAATAACTATTTTCCATTAACCAGGCCAAGAGCGCCGCTTAGAACCAGGAAGGAGGAAAATGGATCGAGGGAAAAAGTACAATCTGGCAGTCCAGAAAACCGACCCGAACAAAACCTACACCATAGCCGAGGCGGTGGAAGCGGTAAAACAGATGGCTTACGCCAAGTTCGATGAGGCCCTTGAGGTTTCGATGAAGCTGGAGCTGGACCCCAAGAAGGCCGATCAGAACCTGCGGGGCACGGTGATCCTGCCCCACGGCACCGGTAAAAAAATGAGGGTGCTGGTGTTCGCCAAGGGCGAAAAGGAGGCCGAAGCCACTGCGGCCGGGGCCGATTTCGCCGGCAGCGACGAGCTGATCAAAAAAGTCTCGGAAGGCTGGACCGACTTTGACGTGGCCATAGCCACCCCGGATATGATGAGTCAGGTGGGCCGGCTGGGCAAAATACTGGGGGTGCGGGGACTGATGCCCAACCCCAAGACAGGGACAGTGACCTTTGACCTGGCCAAGGCGGTCAAGGAAGCCAAGGCCGGAAAAATAGAATACCGGGTGGACAAGAATTCCAACCTGCACGTGGCGGTGGGGAAGAAATCATTTGACAATTCCAAGTTGGAGGAGAACATAAAGACGCTGCTATCCGAGATAGTTAAAGCCAGGCCGTCATCGCTCAAGGGAACCTACATCAAAAGCGTTTCCCTTTCTTCCACCATGAGCCCGGGGGTCAAAGTCGCCCTTACCGAACTGTCGGCTTTAGGAAAGTGAGATAATAAGAATGCCAAAAACAGATAAAGAACAAAAGGTCCTGGAACTGACCGAGAAAATAAAGACCGCCAAGTCGGTTTATTTAACCGATTTTACCGGCCTGAACGTCCCCCAGGCCACCGAGCTGCGCAAAAAATTGCGGGAAGCCTCGGTGGAATACCGGGTGGCCAAAAACACCCTGACCAAGCTGGCCGCCAAGAACGCCGGCTACGAGATGCTGGCCGACTACCTGACCGGGCCTACCGGCCTGGCCTTCGGCATCACCGATGCCATCATCCCGGCCAAGATCTTGACCGAGTTCGCCAAGGAGGGCAACAAGCCCACGGTCAAGATCGGCCTGATCGAAGGCAAATTGGTCGATCCCAGCGAGGTCAAACAGCTGGCCCTGCTGCCTTCCCGGGAAGCGCTTTTATCCATGGTGCTGGCCGGGCTGCAGGCGCCGATCGCGGGGTTGGTGGGGGTTTTGGGCGGAATACTGCAGAAATTAGTGGGCACGGTGGACGCCATAGCCAAGCAGAAGGAGTCCCAGGCATAGTTTCCCACCTAAACACGCGAAATTCACTAAAATATATTTCCAGTAAAATATTTGCAAAGCCGGGAATGTTAATCAGTTTTACCAAATAAATTTTTCGTGTTCTTAGCGTTTTTCGCGCCTGCGCGCTGTAGCCCCGCCGTTGGCGGGGCGCAAGCGCGGGCAAAGGGTGTTTTTCAGCGGTAACTAATTATATATAAGGCTGGAACATACTCCAGCCTTATATCAAAGGTATTTACACGCCTTTTTTTCAATATTCCGAATTGTTTAACCTGCTAACTTTTAGTAGAATATATCCTATGGAAATATTACTGCTTAAATCGGAAAGTCAACAACTTCGGCATTCGTAAAGTACACACCGAATTTAAATATAGAATTGTTTTCTAATTTCGGAAAGTGAACAACCCAACGAATTGTATACAAAATACCTTTGAATACGACCGGGGTTTTAAATGTTTGTTGCTTTGATTTCTCCCCACCCCCACCAATATTGTCTTTGACTTGAACCTTTATATCGTGGCTACATGCTTATAACAAACGCCCGGATTTGCCTTCCCTGTCGTCAGGCCAGGGTTTGGGCGGATAATCGCTCCGCCCTGCGTCAGCAACACCATATCTCGACAAGCTCGATAACCGTCGGCTAACAATCAGATTTGCTGCCGCTCGGTGCTGCCCGCCTGCGCTGAAGCTTCGGCGGACAAGCGCACCTTGCGATTACTTGCACCTTCGCCGCCCAAACCCTTGCTCATGCTTCCGCCCCGCCGTTGGCGGGGCTCCGCCTTCGCTTCGGGCTATCGCAAATCCGGGCGTTAGGCGCCACTACGCAACAGTGATTTGAATTCCGTAAATTAGCATCACTATGAAAAATCTACCGATACCCAGGCTGGACAAGAATCCGTACCTCAGAAATTGCCTTCTCAAGTATTCAAGGATCAAAGAGGGCGAAATATGGGATGACCCACTTGGTAAGCACCGCATTGGCTGTCTCGATGCGGCAAGCCAAAGTGATATTGAAAAACTGATGGCTCGCAAAAAGGCTGTCTTAGCCATTCACGACCCGCCTTACAATCTCATTGCGTTTGAGGAACGAAAACTCTACGATTTCGTTCAGTGGTGCAAGAAATGGATTGCCACGACTGATTTTGCTCTTGTTCCAAATAGCTCCCTTTACGTTTGGCTGGGGGCCGACCAAAGGAACGGTTTCCAACCATTGCCGGACTTTATGGTAATGATGCGCCATACTGACTTTCAGACCCGTAGCTTCATCACGATGCGCAATCAGCGAGGTTACGGGACTCCAAATAACTGGATGGCTGTCAGGCAAGAGTTGCTTTACTACATCAAAGGCAATCCGACCTTCAACGTCGATGCTAAGTATACCGATATTCCAAAGATTCTTCGTGGCTACTACAAAGAAGTGAATGGCCAACTCACTGAGAACCTTGAGCGCAGCAAATCAGAGAATATCCGGGCCGGCAATGTTTGGGTGGACATTCAACAAGTCTTCTACAGAAT from candidate division TA06 bacterium harbors:
- a CDS encoding site-specific DNA-methyltransferase; the protein is MKNLPIPRLDKNPYLRNCLLKYSRIKEGEIWDDPLGKHRIGCLDAASQSDIEKLMARKKAVLAIHDPPYNLIAFEERKLYDFVQWCKKWIATTDFALVPNSSLYVWLGADQRNGFQPLPDFMVMMRHTDFQTRSFITMRNQRGYGTPNNWMAVRQELLYYIKGNPTFNVDAKYTDIPKILRGYYKEVNGQLTENLERSKSENIRAGNVWVDIQQVFYRMKENVNGCYAQKPIKSAERIIRASSNEQDLVIDFFCHSASTLISAEMNKRRCYTIDSDPIYCEMAIRRLERFRQTGKTGWQNGNPFEREILTDPELISLVGEIPSVVEDNQLSLI
- a CDS encoding T9SS type A sorting domain-containing protein, producing the protein MKKLYFILISLSALSVLAISADIKVNSDTGKTWQGWPAIAAGEQGTALMWQEDIADSSFLYLQCLDTSGVPIGINIKLDSPKYRMLPAIIAIANLGYAAVWMEIGDSSNGWDIYGQLFNATGDSMAPAFKVNDDSLAERYCPDIVSDSQGNFTVVWMDSRNQWTIYGQRYSASGSPVSGNIALGDSAGCDPKICMKPDGNFAVTWQAETGNILWRRFDSTGNSLSNSLRVNSRDVNLDYAQPVIAVNDSGNYCLSWNRLTVAGMAIMAQFYDSTGTPTGINIVVNEDTLIWGGHVSVVPVANNHFVIGWTDERDWVDNYCQCFYDCNQPESNNLKISSAVASGEKYRQSLALASAGNNLFAAWMDLRDTSTSWDIYARKTSYQELGVEGSPDHLITPGRPVVNTNVYPNPSRTQITFSYSLQDVSGQVPVSLKIYNICGQKINEINEGLKTSGTYGFKWGAKNIDSRALSAGIYFYRLTAGKLECKGKFVVLK
- a CDS encoding 50S ribosomal protein L10, which codes for MPKTDKEQKVLELTEKIKTAKSVYLTDFTGLNVPQATELRKKLREASVEYRVAKNTLTKLAAKNAGYEMLADYLTGPTGLAFGITDAIIPAKILTEFAKEGNKPTVKIGLIEGKLVDPSEVKQLALLPSREALLSMVLAGLQAPIAGLVGVLGGILQKLVGTVDAIAKQKESQA
- a CDS encoding 50S ribosomal protein L1; the protein is MDRGKKYNLAVQKTDPNKTYTIAEAVEAVKQMAYAKFDEALEVSMKLELDPKKADQNLRGTVILPHGTGKKMRVLVFAKGEKEAEATAAGADFAGSDELIKKVSEGWTDFDVAIATPDMMSQVGRLGKILGVRGLMPNPKTGTVTFDLAKAVKEAKAGKIEYRVDKNSNLHVAVGKKSFDNSKLEENIKTLLSEIVKARPSSLKGTYIKSVSLSSTMSPGVKVALTELSALGK